AGAGACCCTaagcgtgcttattctttaacaatgcaagtaggtgttgtcttgcgtgttataaattaTATATGCACCAGAGCTAGAAATActgttactccagatgtactctttgattggaagttcaacttggagaattctgagagacttggcttcaacgtgaagtggcttcgtaaaaAGATAAATGCTATCAgggactcatgtgagaataacTTACCCTTTCCAAATGATTCTGTTAGGGAGAAGTAAGACAAGATTGCTAGATTGACCGAAGAGCTGAACATGGAAAAGGCGgctttacaagtcttgaaggatgcagaggagcgaaaatcttattttgttgattttctttgattttctttccataatctcttgaacttccgaacttctgagagatgtgaggttttattattattatttatttattttttggttttgattggttttggataagtagatgaatgaggattttctttggatttgatagacattttctttaagtaaactttttttgttaagtccaaatTGTATTAATAATAGCAAAAACTACAGAAAAGTTTGTAAGAAAAGAGGAACAACACCCCAGAAACTTACAAACTAATCAAGACGATAATAGATTACATTCGGTAATTCATTAGCTGAAATAAATTCAGGTTTGTTATCATAACTTAAACTTTCCCCATCTTCTAAAGTACAACCCCTTTTAGCCATTATATCAGCAGTGAAGTTTACTTCCCTATACGTATGCACAAAGCGAATCGAATTATACCTTGCCTTAACAACCACCCATCTCGAACGCATGAACCAAGGAACCGCAATGTTATTACTCGTGTAAACCAAAACAACACCCATGGAGTCAGTGCGGATACAAATATCAGCCACCCCAAACTTAGTAGCCCATTCTAATCCCACAATAATACAGAAAAGTTCAGCCAAATAATTGGTTTGGATACCAAAACCAACACTCATTGCACCCAACACAGCATTTGCATCACGAACCACAACACCAGCTCTTCCCGGATTTCCCCTTGCCGCATCATCACAATAAAGCATTATCTCATTATGTCTCGGTGGTTCCCAAAAACAAGCCTTCGGATCACCACCCCTCACCTTCCTATGCCTCACTCCAAAGTAGTTAAGAACACGTAAATCCTCTTGACAATTGTACATGTAGCCCTTTAAACACCTTGAGTAGTCATGAATCTGGTTGATAACCTTGTTTTTGAAAAATTGCCAATTAACTTTTTGATTATTATAGATGAAACCATTACGGGCCATCCATAACTCAGAGCGAATAACCAAAACAACAAGCAACCAAAACTCCTTAAACATGCAACTCTTCCCCTTAGCCATCTTGTATGCAATTGTTAGATTTTGATGTGGTAAAATACCAAACACATCAGAAATCCATAACCACGCCTTGGAAGCAGAATCACAAGACCAAAAAATGTGATCCAAAGACTTCTCTTCTCTATTACACATACAATACTTATTAATAACCTGATATTTGaatctgctacgtaccttatcTAAGGTTGCACACGCTCCACGAATCATCTTCCAGTTCCTTGCCGCAAGAGAAGGGTGAACTGAAGGCCTCCACAACAAATTAGAACCTTCCAAATTGGGGTATCTTCTACGGATCAGATCTTTGGCGAGCTAACTGAAAAACACCTTTGTAATCAGGCTTCCATACCCTATAATCATCACCACCCATAGGAACATGCAAGTTTTAAACGTCTACACCATCTGCAAGCATTTTTGCGTCACTAATTCCGTGAGTATCCACTCCCCATTTTGAATGCAATCAACAACTAATAAGTTATGGTCCAAATTTTCAGGACCAATAGCGTTCACAATACAAGTTTCCTCACACCAAGAGTCAAAATAAAGAGACGTTGCTCTACCATCTCCACTCAGCACCTTAGTATTAACATTAACTTCATTATAAACCCATTTAAAACCAGGGAAAATAGAGGACTTCCTGTAACCTACCAACTGACCAGATTTCTTGAAAAACTTAGCTCTCAAATAACCTGCCCAAGCCTTTTTAGAGGAGCAAATATTCCAGCACAATTTCATAAGTATCGCCTTGTTCATAACCCTCATTTGGGTAATTCCAAGACCGTCTTCATTATAAGGAGCATAAACCTTGTTATAAGCTACCATAAAGGATATACTAACTTGAGAATCACCGGACCACACAAAATTCCGAATGGCAACTTCACATTGGTGAATGAACTTCCTAGGCCACTTGTAAACCGCCATATTATGAATTGAGTAACTTACAATAACTGACTTGACTAGCACCACCCTAACTTGAAAAGAAAGCATTCTTCCCTTCCAGCTCGATAACTGATCCTTAATCTTCTCCACCACATTGCTCACATGATGATATTTAACATCCCCCGACATTACCTTGACCCCCACATATCTATCAGGAAAAGTTACAACATTCatacccaaaaatccagaaatagTAGCACGCCTCCATAAAGAACCACCTCCATAATAGAGTTTGCTCTTCTCTCGACTAACAGTCTGACATGAAGCTCTTTGATAAGAGTTCAAAGAGCTACCAGATTCCTCAAACTTTTCATGTTTCCCTTACagaaaatcataatgtcatcagaaaaaaataaatgagtggGAGAAATACCTTTTCTAGAGACCATGATAGTCATATTACCTTCAGGAAAAAGTTTCGTGATATTTCTGCTCAAGACATCCTCAATCAACACAAAAATTAAAGGAGACAAAGGATCACCCTGTCGAAGACACATCTATACTAAAAAACCCTTCTGGACTACCATTTACAAGAACTGAAATTCTTGCTGATTTCAAAATATTAAGGATCCAATCACACCAATTTTCAGAAAAGCCATATCTTCTAAACACCTCCAAGATAAAAGACCAGCTTACCGTATCAAAATCTTGTGTAATATCAAGCTTAAGACCCACATTACCTTCTTTCCTTTTAATCTGAAGTTCATTCACCATCTCCGAGGCAAGGCTAATATTTTCGTGGATATTTATACCCTTCATAAAAGAAACTTGCTCCTCCGAAACTAGATTTCCAAGAACACTCCCCAACCGAGTAGCCAgaatcttagtaaaaatcttaaaaaagaaattactaagGCCAATTGGTCTAAAGTTTTTAAGAGTATTAGCACCTCTTTCCTTTGGAAAAAGCAGCAACAAGCTCAAATTTACACCCTGAGGAATAAACTTATTAGACCAACAAAAAAGAATAGCACTTACCAAATCATCTCGAATGATTTCCCAGCAATGTCTGtagaaaaaaccagcaaatccatCCGGACCTAGAGCACTATCCGCTCCCAAGTTAAAAACAGCCTC
This is a stretch of genomic DNA from Papaver somniferum cultivar HN1 chromosome 1, ASM357369v1, whole genome shotgun sequence. It encodes these proteins:
- the LOC113355467 gene encoding uncharacterized protein LOC113355467 — encoded protein: MKEASVEVSDIRLQLATMLKQKSRNNWLLEGASNTSFFHTSINIHRRSNIISELVNDNGVTITDYDQIRDLAVNYFENKFNGDSSIPVDSLFDVDHASISVEESTRMDQFPTQEEIHEAVFNLGADSALGPDGFAGFFYRHCWEIIRDDLGVNLSLLLLFPKERGANTLKNFRPIGLSNFFFKIFTKILATRLGSVLGNLVSEEQVSFMKGINIHENISLASEMVNELQIKRKEGNVGLKLDITQDFDTGDPLSPLIFVLIEDVLSRNITKLFPEGKHEKFEESGSSLNSYQRASCQTVSREKSKLYYGGGSLWRRATISGFLGMNVVTFPDRYVGVKVMSGDVKYHHVSNVVEKIKDQLSSWKGRMLSFQVRVVLVKSVIVSYSIHNMAVYKWPRKFIHQCEVAIRNFVWSGDSQVSISFMVAYNKVYAPYNEDGLGITQMRVMNKAILMKLCWNICSSKKAWAGYLRAKFFKKSGQLVGYRKSSIFPGFKWVYNEVNVNTKVLSGDGRATSLYFDSWCEETCIVNAIGPENLDHNLLVVDCIQNGEWILTELVTQKCLQMV